The proteins below come from a single Hemitrygon akajei chromosome 2, sHemAka1.3, whole genome shotgun sequence genomic window:
- the LOC140717657 gene encoding zinc-binding protein A33-like isoform X1 → MASKGQDENLTEEVICPICLDFFIDPVILECGHNFCRSCITRFWEREERNSCPECRAQFADRTLRSSRLLARLAEKARKLHLKPKENEIKRHCEEHEEEMKLFCETDKKMICVICKCAQEHRGHRFLSIKEAVEIYKDQVKSSIESLTKKKSDFQQMEKQQILKISGVREQSRHVQSHITAHFVELHQILAEKKQHFLRDLREEEERILNPMEKNLREIQENLNSIQEEISTLRARMNLTDSVRFLKEEVHQKRSVSDEAPMLSVTDGALTLEKFNNLFSLETLLKETYIAIKQVSVTLDVETAGPGLVVSEDRKKVKWTRTTLDLPDTGKRFTVGDYVLGSEGFTSGRHYWEVDVAGNRRWRLGVAAESVERKRGVKLKTDNGFWTIWRQNDEINVNTSPSSCLTASSIPGRVGIYLSYESGRVSFYNAENRSHLHTFTGNKFTGKLYPFFGTVDENEWVRICSVPLQICTRDGSGHRRQMPGSGSVKNLAVTRLVLKGSLLIPKFRTVVIQ, encoded by the exons atggcttcgaaaggacaggacGAGAATTTaaccgaggaggtaatttgtcccatctgcctggatttctttatcgatccggttatactggagtgtggacacaattTCTGCCGCTCCTGTATCACACGCttttgggaaagggaggagagaaactcctgtcCGGAATGTAGAGCGCAGTTTGCAGACCGCACCCTCAGGTCCAGTCGACTCTTAGCAAgactggctgaaaaagctcgaaaacTGCACCTGAAGCCGAAAGAGAATGAAattaaacgtcactgcgaggaacatgaggaagaaatgaagctgttttgtgaaacagaCAAGAAAATGATCTGCGTGATTTGTAAATGTGCCCAAGAGCACAGAGGGCACCGCTTTCTgtcgattaaagaagctgttgaaatctacaag GACCAGGTTAAATCTTCTATAGAAtccctcacaaaaaagaaatcagactttcaGCAAATGGAGAAGCAACAGATActgaagatttccggagttcgg gAACAGTCTCGCCatgttcagtcccacatcacagcCCATTTTGTTGAACTGCACCAGATTCTTGCTGAGAAAAAGCAACACTTTCTccgagatctcagggaagaagaggagaggattctaaatccaatggagaaaaatcttcgtgagattcaagagaatttaaattctATTCAGGAGGAAATTTCAACGTTACGAGCACGGATGAATCTAACAGACAGTGTGAGGTTTCTCAAG gaAGAAGTTCATCAGAAGagaag CGTAAGCGATGAAGCCCCAATGTTGTCGGTGACAGATGGTGCCCTGACGTTGGAGAAATTCAATAATCTCTTTTCGCTAGAAACATTGTTGAAAGAAACTTATATTGCCATTAAGCAAG TCTCTGtgaccctggatgtggaaacagcAGGTCCGGGGCTCGTGGTGTCAGAAGACCGGAAGAAAGTGAAATGGACCAGGACAACGCTAGATcttcctgacaccgggaagagatttaCAGTTGGGGATTATGTGCTGGGAtcagagggattcacatcgggaagacattactgggaggtggatgtGGCGGGGAATCGGCGCTGGAGGCTGGGAGTCGCCGCGGAGTCcgtggagaggaagagaggggttAAACTGAAAACAGACAATGGATTCTGGACCATCTGGCGTCAGAATGATGAGATTAATGTGAACACCTCCCCTTCATCCTGTCTTACTGCCAGTTCCATCCCTGGGAGGGTGGGTATTTATCTCAGTTATGAGTCTGGGAGAGTTTCATTTTACAATGCGGAGAACagatcccatctccacaccttcactgggaataagtTCACGggaaaactttatcctttctttggAACTGTGGATGAAAACGAGTGGGTCAGAATCTGCTCTGTGCCCCTGCAGATCTGTACACGGGACGGGTCTGGGCATCGGCGTCAGATGCCAGGCTCAGGTTCTGTGAAAAACCTCGCTGTCACCAGATTGGTGCTGAAAGGGTCCCTTTTAATTCCCAAATTCCGCACTGTGGTCATCCAGTGA
- the LOC140717657 gene encoding zinc-binding protein A33-like isoform X2, translating into MASKGQDENLTEEVICPICLDFFIDPVILECGHNFCRSCITRFWEREERNSCPECRAQFADRTLRSSRLLARLAEKARKLHLKPKENEIKRHCEEHEEEMKLFCETDKKMICVICKCAQEHRGHRFLSIKEAVEIYKDQVKSSIESLTKKKSDFQQMEKQQILKISGVRSRHVQSHITAHFVELHQILAEKKQHFLRDLREEEERILNPMEKNLREIQENLNSIQEEISTLRARMNLTDSVRFLKEEVHQKRSVSDEAPMLSVTDGALTLEKFNNLFSLETLLKETYIAIKQVSVTLDVETAGPGLVVSEDRKKVKWTRTTLDLPDTGKRFTVGDYVLGSEGFTSGRHYWEVDVAGNRRWRLGVAAESVERKRGVKLKTDNGFWTIWRQNDEINVNTSPSSCLTASSIPGRVGIYLSYESGRVSFYNAENRSHLHTFTGNKFTGKLYPFFGTVDENEWVRICSVPLQICTRDGSGHRRQMPGSGSVKNLAVTRLVLKGSLLIPKFRTVVIQ; encoded by the exons atggcttcgaaaggacaggacGAGAATTTaaccgaggaggtaatttgtcccatctgcctggatttctttatcgatccggttatactggagtgtggacacaattTCTGCCGCTCCTGTATCACACGCttttgggaaagggaggagagaaactcctgtcCGGAATGTAGAGCGCAGTTTGCAGACCGCACCCTCAGGTCCAGTCGACTCTTAGCAAgactggctgaaaaagctcgaaaacTGCACCTGAAGCCGAAAGAGAATGAAattaaacgtcactgcgaggaacatgaggaagaaatgaagctgttttgtgaaacagaCAAGAAAATGATCTGCGTGATTTGTAAATGTGCCCAAGAGCACAGAGGGCACCGCTTTCTgtcgattaaagaagctgttgaaatctacaag GACCAGGTTAAATCTTCTATAGAAtccctcacaaaaaagaaatcagactttcaGCAAATGGAGAAGCAACAGATActgaagatttccggagttcgg TCTCGCCatgttcagtcccacatcacagcCCATTTTGTTGAACTGCACCAGATTCTTGCTGAGAAAAAGCAACACTTTCTccgagatctcagggaagaagaggagaggattctaaatccaatggagaaaaatcttcgtgagattcaagagaatttaaattctATTCAGGAGGAAATTTCAACGTTACGAGCACGGATGAATCTAACAGACAGTGTGAGGTTTCTCAAG gaAGAAGTTCATCAGAAGagaag CGTAAGCGATGAAGCCCCAATGTTGTCGGTGACAGATGGTGCCCTGACGTTGGAGAAATTCAATAATCTCTTTTCGCTAGAAACATTGTTGAAAGAAACTTATATTGCCATTAAGCAAG TCTCTGtgaccctggatgtggaaacagcAGGTCCGGGGCTCGTGGTGTCAGAAGACCGGAAGAAAGTGAAATGGACCAGGACAACGCTAGATcttcctgacaccgggaagagatttaCAGTTGGGGATTATGTGCTGGGAtcagagggattcacatcgggaagacattactgggaggtggatgtGGCGGGGAATCGGCGCTGGAGGCTGGGAGTCGCCGCGGAGTCcgtggagaggaagagaggggttAAACTGAAAACAGACAATGGATTCTGGACCATCTGGCGTCAGAATGATGAGATTAATGTGAACACCTCCCCTTCATCCTGTCTTACTGCCAGTTCCATCCCTGGGAGGGTGGGTATTTATCTCAGTTATGAGTCTGGGAGAGTTTCATTTTACAATGCGGAGAACagatcccatctccacaccttcactgggaataagtTCACGggaaaactttatcctttctttggAACTGTGGATGAAAACGAGTGGGTCAGAATCTGCTCTGTGCCCCTGCAGATCTGTACACGGGACGGGTCTGGGCATCGGCGTCAGATGCCAGGCTCAGGTTCTGTGAAAAACCTCGCTGTCACCAGATTGGTGCTGAAAGGGTCCCTTTTAATTCCCAAATTCCGCACTGTGGTCATCCAGTGA